In Desulfofundulus luciae, a single genomic region encodes these proteins:
- a CDS encoding transposase, translated as MEEACRFDLRFKYILVLELDDMGFDHSIFGRSRDRLLQSEKHKEAFFKLLGLLVDEGLVKEKEKKCVDSTHIIANVAVPADT; from the coding sequence CTGGAAGAAGCCTGCCGGTTCGACCTCCGTTTCAAATACATCCTTGTTTTAGAGCTGGATGACATGGGTTTTGACCACAGCATTTTCGGCCGTTCCCGGGACCGCCTCCTCCAGTCGGAAAAACACAAAGAAGCCTTTTTCAAACTGCTTGGGCTTTTGGTAGATGAAGGGCTGGTTAAAGAAAAGGAAAAGAAGTGCGTAGACTCCACCCACATCATTGCCAATGTGGCGGTACCGGCGGACACGTAA